GCTGGAGAGCCGCGTACTGGTCAGCGCGCGCAAGCTCACCGAGCTCCAGGTCAGCGGCACCGAGTTGGCGGCGGCGGAGCAGATCACCGCGGTGCCGCGCCGGCTGCAGGCCCCCGAGCTGGTCGCCTCGGCCAGCGACGCCCTGATCGCCCTCCCCGACTCGCCCCCGCAGAGTCGCCCGACGCCCGAGAGCGGTACGGCCGGGGGCGGGTGAGCGCAGGGAGGCGCCCTCTTCCGGCCGAGCACGCGGCGCGCCACCGGGCCAGCTAACGTTGGGTCATACCCATCGAGTGGCCGGAGGCACGTGTGTCGACCAAGGTGGAACCGCCGCGCAGCGGCTCGCGGAAACGGACTACGCCGAGCCCCGGGATGGCCGGCCCGGTCGCGGCGCTGCTCGTATTCGTCGTGTCGGGGATCGCCGGGTCCATCGACGTATTCACCGGTCCCGGACTGCGGCTGCTGTTCACCATCTGCCTCGTCGTCAGCACCGCGGTCGCCGCCGCCCTGGTACGCCGCGGCGATCTGCTCTGGGTCGTGCTGGCACCGCCCCTGATCTGCCTGGCATTGGCGATGGTCAACGTGTTGACCACCGCGCACAGCGCGACCGGCCTGACGATGGACTACCTGGCCCACGGGTTCCCGGCCATCGCGATCGCCGTCGGCCTCGCCGCGCTGATCGGCGGCATCCGGCTGCTCAACCGGAAGTGAACCGCGGCCGGACTCCGGTCAGCTGGACGGGGTGGCCGCCGTGCGCGACGGCGCACGCAGCTCGCGGGGAAGGGCGAAGGTCAATCGCTCGTCGGCCGCGCTGATCTCGTCGATCGCGTCGAAGCCCCGCTCGGCGAGCCACTCGAGCACCCCGGTGACCAGGACCTCCGGCACCGACGCGCCGCTGGTCACCCCGACCGTGCTTACGCCGTCGAGCCAGGCCGGGTCGATCTCGCCGGAGTGGTCGACGAGGTAGGACGACCGTGCGCCGGCTTCGAGGGCCACCTCGACCAGTCGCACGGAGTTGGAGGAGTTCGCCGAGCCGACGACGATCACGACGTCGCAGTTCGCCGCCATCTGCTTGACCGCACTCTGCCGGTTCTGCGTCGCGTAGCAGATGTCGTCACTGGGTGGGGACTTCAACGCCGGGAACCGCTGCTGCAGCCGGGCCACCGTCTGCAGGGTCTCGTCGACCGAGAGGGTGGTCTGCGACAGCCACACCACACGCTCGGGGTCACGGACCTCGACGTTGTCGACGTCCTCGGCACTGTCGACGAGATGGATCCGGTCGGCAGCCTCCCCCATCGTCCCGACGACCTCCTCGTGGCCGGCGTGGCCGATGAGCAGGATGTCGTAGTCGGCGGAGGCGAAGCGACGTACCTCGGCGTGCACCTTCGTCACGAGCGGGCAGGTCGCGTCGATCGTCTGCAGCTGCCGGCGCTCGGCCTCCTCGTGAACCGACGGGGCGACGCCGTGGGCCGAGAAGACCACGGTCGCGCCCTCGGGCACGTCGTCGGTCTCGTCGACGAAGATCGCCCCGCGACCTTCCAGCGAGGAGACGACGTGCTGGTTGTGCACGATCTGCTTGCGGACGTAGACGGGAGCGCCGTGCAGGTCCAGCGCACGCTCGACCGCGATAACCGCACGATCGACGCCCGCGCAGTACCCGCGAGGCTTGGCGAGCAGGACACGACGGGTCGGCGAGGTCATGCCCCGATGGTACGTGCGCGCGCCGTCGGCGCCCCCGGTGCGGGGGCCGCGACGGTACCTGACCCGACGCTCCGGCGGCGATGGTGCACCCTTGTCCCATGAGCACCGCGATACCGACCCCGCTGCGTGCCGCGGCCGGCCTCGCCGCAGCGACCATCGACGAAGCACGGCGGCTTCCCGGTCAACTCGTCGCCCTGCCGGTCCTGGCGGTCAGCAGCGCCCTGCAGGTGTCCCTCAAGGCGCAGCAGCACTACGCCGACCTGGTGATCCGCGGCGACGCCCTGCTGAGCCAGCTGCAACCGGAACCGGCCGACCCACCCCCGTGGGCCCGGTTCGACGAGGACGAGGTGGCCGTCGGCGACTTCTCCGGCGAGGCCACCTTCCCGGCGACCGAAGACTTCCCCGCGACCGAGGACTTCCCGCCCACCGAAGACTTCCCGGTACCGGGCGCCACCGAGACGGTCACCCCGCCGGTCGCCGGCGCATCGGGCGGCTCCGACCCGGCGTTCCTTCCCGGTTACGACGACCTGCGGCTGGCCCAGCTGCGGGCCCGGCTGCGCCGGCTGTCCGCCGAGCAGGTCGAACAGCTGCTCGACTACGAGCGGCGGTATCAGGCCCGGCCGGCGTACCTGACGATGCTCGGCAACCGCCTCGACACGATCCGCTCCAGCTGACGTGGCCAACCCGACCACCGCCGAGGCACCGTGGCCGGTGCGCACCGTCGCCCGCAAGATCGCGGACTGGATCGCCCGCCTCGGTGAGGTGTGGGTCGAGGGGCAGGTGACGCAATTCACCAACCGGCCCGGCACCCGCACGGTCTTCCTGACGCTGCGCGACCCCGCAGCTGAGGTCTCGCTCACCGTCACCTGCCCGCGCGAGGTGGCCGACGCGGTCGGCACGCTGCGCGACGGCGCCCGGGTGGTCGTGCGGGCCCGCCCCGACTTCTACCCTTCCCGCGGGACCCTGTCGCTGCGGGCCAGCGAGATCCGGCCGATCGGGGTCGGCGAGCTGCTCGCCAGGCTGGAGCGGCTCAAGCGGGCGCTGGCCACCGAAGGACTCTTCGACCGGGACCGCAAGCGCGCGGTCCCGTTCCTTCCCCGGCAGGTGGGACTGATCACCGGCCGGGCCAGCGCCGCCGAGCGCGACGTCCGGGAGAACGCCGTACGACGGTGGCCGGCGGTCCGGTTCCGGATCGAGAACGTCGCCGTGCAGGGCCCGGCCGCGGTGGCGCAGGTGATCGCGGCGATCCACCACCTCGACGCCGACCCCGAGGTCGACGTCATCGTCCTGGCGCGCGGCGGCGGGTCGGTGGAGGACCTGCTCCCGTTCAGCGACGAGGCGCTGTGCCGGGTGGTGGCCGCCGCCCGTACCCCGATCGTCAGCGCCATCGGGCACGAGTCCGACACCCCGCTGGTCGACCTCGTCGCCGACCTGCGCGCATCCACGCCGACCGACGCCGGCAAGCGGGTCGTGCCGGCGGTCGCGGACGAACTCGCGGCGGTCGGCGAGCGCCGGGCCCGGTTGCGCCGCGCGATCGGGCACCGGCTCGACACGGAGGCCGAGCGGCTGCGCGCCATGCGGGCGCGGCCGGTGCTGGCCGACCCGGCGCACCTGATCGACGGGCGCCGGATCGATCTCGACGGGTTGCGGGACCGGGCCCGTCGTAGCCTCGGCCACCGGCTCGACGCGGCCGCCACCGACCTGATCCACACCCGGTCCCGGGTGCGCGCACTCAGCCCGGCGGCCACCCTCGACCGCGGCTATGCCGTCGTTCACGGCCCCGACGGCGCCGTGCTGCGCAGCGCCGGCGCTGTCGACCCCGGGGCGGCACTGTCCATCCGCCTCGCCGACGGCTCGCTCGACGCGACGGCCGGCCCGGCCCACACCGGGGCAACCCCGTGACCGAGACCGGCCCGAGCTATGAGAAGGCCCGCGATGAGCTCGCCGACGTCGTACGCCGCCTCGAGTCCGGCGGGCTGACGCTCGAGGAGTCGCTGACCCTGTGGGAGCGCGGTGAGGAGCTCGCCGACATCTGCCAGCGCTGGCTGGACGGCGCCCGGGCGACCCTCGACGAGGCGCTGGCGAAGCGGGACGGCGACCGCCCCGCCGACGCCGGCACGGATTAGCCCGCTCAGCGCAGCGAGCCGGCCAGCGTCCGCTGTTCGGCGAGCGAGGCATTTCCGGTGATCATCACGCCGATGCGGCCCAGCGTCGCCGCCAGCACGAGTTCGCCCCGGTCGGTGCGGTAGCGCGCCCAGGTCCGGCCGGCGATCGTGACCACCCCGGCCCGGGTGGGCGCACCCAGCTCGGCGCGGACCACCGCCGCCGCGGGACGACCGCTCTCGACGAGCCGGGCGAAGTTGCCGCCCGGGGTCAGGTAGCCGACGTCGACCGACGCGGCGGCCCGCCCGGGGGCGGCGGAGGCGACGTCACTGCTGGTCGACCGCCAGCCCTTGGCCAGGCCATGCGGGCTGGGGACGGCCGTCCGCAGCTGGCTGGCGACGTAGCCGAAGTCCGGCGCCGGGTTCACGGTCGGGGTGCTCGTCCGGTGCCCGGGCTGGAACACGACGACGAGGACGACGATGAGCACGGTCAGCGGCACCAGCGACCGGAACATGTTGACCACCGTCCGGCGGGCACCCGAGGACGCCGGCCGCACCTGCTCACTCACCCCCTCATCCTCGCCCACCCCCTCCGCCGCCGTTCACCCGCGGTGACGGGTGTCGGCGGCCGCCGCCGGACTCTGCAAGGATCGAGGAGACCCCCCGCCGACGTGAGGCCACGGGAGTGACGATGACCGAGGTACCTGCCGAGCTCGCCGTACGCCACGAAGCGCCCGACCGAAACCTCGCGTTGGAGCTGGTCCGGGCGACCGAAGCCGCCGCCATGGCCGCCGGCCGGTGGGTCGGCCGCGGCGACAAGAACGGCGGCGACGGCGCGGCCGTCGACGCGATGCGGGCCCTGATCGGCACGGTCGCCATGCGCGGCACCGTGGTCATCGGCGAGGGCGAGAAGGACGAAGCGCCGATGCTCTTCAACGGCGAGGAGGTCGGTGACGGCACCGGCGCCGAATGCGACGTCGCCGTCGACCCGATCGACGGCACCACGCTGATGGCCAAGGGGATGCCCAATGCGGTGTCCGTCCTGGCGGTCGCCGAGCGGGGCACGATGTATGACCCGTCGGCGGTCTTCTACATGGAAAAGCTGGCCACCGGCCCCGAGGCCGCCGATGTGGTCGACATCACCGCGCCGCCCGGGGAGAACATCCGGCGGGTCGCCAAGGCCAAGGGACTGGATGTCGAGGACGTCACCGTATGCGTCCTGGACCGGCCCCGGCACGAGGACCTCGTCCAGCAGGTTCGGGCCGCCGGTGCCCGGATCACCTTCATGTCCGACGGCGACGTGGCCGGGGCGATCATGGCGGCCCGGGAGACGACCGGGGTCGACCTGCTGCTCGGCATCGGCGGTACGCCGGAGGGCATCATCGCCGCGGCCGCGATGACCTGCCTCGGCGGCGTACTGCAGGGACGCCTCTGGCCGCGCGACGACGAGGAGCGGGCCAAGGCCATCGCCGCCGGCCACGACCTCGACCAGGTCCTGACGACCCGCGATCTCGTCCGCAGTGACAACGTGTTCTTCGTCGCCACCGGGATCACCGACGGCGAACTGCTGCAGGGCGTGCGCTACCGCCACGGCGGCGCCCAGACCCACTCGATCGTGATGCGCTCGAAGAGCGGCACCATCCGGCTCATCGACAGCTCCCACTCGCTGACCAAGCTGCGGGCCTACAGCGCGGTCGACTTCGACCGGCACGGCTGAACCCCGGCCGGGCTGGCTAGCATCGGCGGAGAGTAACCAACAGCCCCCACACGCCGAGGAGTGGACAGTGTCCGACCCGGAGTTCCGCATCGAGCACGACTCCATGGGCGATGTCCGGGTGCCGGCGACGGCGAAATGGCGGGCACAGACCCAGCGGGCGGTGGAGAACTTCCCCGTATCCGGGTTGTCGATCGACGCCGCGCTGATCTCGGCGCTGGCGCAGATCAAGGGAGCGTCGGTGCGGGTCCGGGCCGAGCTGGGCCTGATCGACCCGACCCTCGCCCAGGCGATCGCCGACGCGGCTGACGACGTCGTCACCGGAGCATGGGACGAGCACTTCCCGATCGACGTCTTCCAGACCGGATCCGGCACCAGCTCGAACATGAACGCCAACGAGGTGCTGGCCACGCTCGCCGCCGAGCGCCTCGAGACGGCGGTCCACCCCAACGACGACGTCAACGCGCCGCTCTCCTCCAACGACCAGTTCCCGTCCGCCATCCACCTCGCCGCGACCGAGGGGATCGTGCGCAGCCTGATCCCGTCGCTGGACCACCTCGCCGAGACGCTGGAGGCGAAGGCCCGGGAGTTCGCGGGCGTGGTCAAGGCGGGCCGCACCCACCTGATGGATGCGACCCCGGTCACCCTCGGCCAGGAGTTCGGCGGCTACGCGGCGGCGATGCGCATGGGCGTCGAACGCCTGCAGTCCGTGCTCCCCCGGGTCGGCGAGCTCCCGCTCGGAGGTACGGCGGTGGGCACCGGCATCAACGCCCCGGCCGGCTTCGGCGGCCGCGTGGTCCTCCGGCTCGCCCAGAACCTCGACCTGCCGCTGTCCGAGGCCCGCGACCACTTCGAGGCGCAGGGCGGCATGGACGCCCTGGTCGAAGCCAGCGGCGTACTCCGCACGATCGCGGTCGGCCTCAACAAGATCGCCAACGACATCCGCTGGATGTCCTCCGGGCCGCGCACCGGGCTGGCCGAGATCCACCTGCCCGACCTGCAGCCGGGTTCGTCGATCATGCCCGGGAAGGTCAACCCGGTCATTCCCGAGGCGGTCTGCCAGGTGGTCGCCCAGGTGATCGGCAACGACGCCGCGGTCGCCTTCGGCGGATCGGCGGGCAACCTCGAGCTCAACGTCATGCTGCCGGTGATCGCGCGCAACCTGCTCGAGTCGATCCGGCTGCTCGCCAACATCTCGCGGCTGCTCGCGGACCGGACCGTCGCGGGCATCACCGCCGACGTCGACCGCTGCCGGACCTACGCGGAG
The Mycobacteriales bacterium genome window above contains:
- a CDS encoding DUF6542 domain-containing protein, translated to MSTKVEPPRSGSRKRTTPSPGMAGPVAALLVFVVSGIAGSIDVFTGPGLRLLFTICLVVSTAVAAALVRRGDLLWVVLAPPLICLALAMVNVLTTAHSATGLTMDYLAHGFPAIAIAVGLAALIGGIRLLNRK
- a CDS encoding 4-hydroxy-3-methylbut-2-enyl diphosphate reductase → MTSPTRRVLLAKPRGYCAGVDRAVIAVERALDLHGAPVYVRKQIVHNQHVVSSLEGRGAIFVDETDDVPEGATVVFSAHGVAPSVHEEAERRQLQTIDATCPLVTKVHAEVRRFASADYDILLIGHAGHEEVVGTMGEAADRIHLVDSAEDVDNVEVRDPERVVWLSQTTLSVDETLQTVARLQQRFPALKSPPSDDICYATQNRQSAVKQMAANCDVVIVVGSANSSNSVRLVEVALEAGARSSYLVDHSGEIDPAWLDGVSTVGVTSGASVPEVLVTGVLEWLAERGFDAIDEISAADERLTFALPRELRAPSRTAATPSS
- a CDS encoding lipid droplet-associated protein produces the protein MSTAIPTPLRAAAGLAAATIDEARRLPGQLVALPVLAVSSALQVSLKAQQHYADLVIRGDALLSQLQPEPADPPPWARFDEDEVAVGDFSGEATFPATEDFPATEDFPPTEDFPVPGATETVTPPVAGASGGSDPAFLPGYDDLRLAQLRARLRRLSAEQVEQLLDYERRYQARPAYLTMLGNRLDTIRSS
- the xseA gene encoding exodeoxyribonuclease VII large subunit gives rise to the protein MANPTTAEAPWPVRTVARKIADWIARLGEVWVEGQVTQFTNRPGTRTVFLTLRDPAAEVSLTVTCPREVADAVGTLRDGARVVVRARPDFYPSRGTLSLRASEIRPIGVGELLARLERLKRALATEGLFDRDRKRAVPFLPRQVGLITGRASAAERDVRENAVRRWPAVRFRIENVAVQGPAAVAQVIAAIHHLDADPEVDVIVLARGGGSVEDLLPFSDEALCRVVAAARTPIVSAIGHESDTPLVDLVADLRASTPTDAGKRVVPAVADELAAVGERRARLRRAIGHRLDTEAERLRAMRARPVLADPAHLIDGRRIDLDGLRDRARRSLGHRLDAAATDLIHTRSRVRALSPAATLDRGYAVVHGPDGAVLRSAGAVDPGAALSIRLADGSLDATAGPAHTGATP
- a CDS encoding exodeoxyribonuclease VII small subunit; this encodes MTETGPSYEKARDELADVVRRLESGGLTLEESLTLWERGEELADICQRWLDGARATLDEALAKRDGDRPADAGTD
- a CDS encoding DUF4245 family protein, coding for MSEQVRPASSGARRTVVNMFRSLVPLTVLIVVLVVVFQPGHRTSTPTVNPAPDFGYVASQLRTAVPSPHGLAKGWRSTSSDVASAAPGRAAASVDVGYLTPGGNFARLVESGRPAAAVVRAELGAPTRAGVVTIAGRTWARYRTDRGELVLAATLGRIGVMITGNASLAEQRTLAGSLR
- the glpX gene encoding class II fructose-bisphosphatase, producing the protein MTEVPAELAVRHEAPDRNLALELVRATEAAAMAAGRWVGRGDKNGGDGAAVDAMRALIGTVAMRGTVVIGEGEKDEAPMLFNGEEVGDGTGAECDVAVDPIDGTTLMAKGMPNAVSVLAVAERGTMYDPSAVFYMEKLATGPEAADVVDITAPPGENIRRVAKAKGLDVEDVTVCVLDRPRHEDLVQQVRAAGARITFMSDGDVAGAIMAARETTGVDLLLGIGGTPEGIIAAAAMTCLGGVLQGRLWPRDDEERAKAIAAGHDLDQVLTTRDLVRSDNVFFVATGITDGELLQGVRYRHGGAQTHSIVMRSKSGTIRLIDSSHSLTKLRAYSAVDFDRHG
- a CDS encoding class II fumarate hydratase, whose translation is MSDPEFRIEHDSMGDVRVPATAKWRAQTQRAVENFPVSGLSIDAALISALAQIKGASVRVRAELGLIDPTLAQAIADAADDVVTGAWDEHFPIDVFQTGSGTSSNMNANEVLATLAAERLETAVHPNDDVNAPLSSNDQFPSAIHLAATEGIVRSLIPSLDHLAETLEAKAREFAGVVKAGRTHLMDATPVTLGQEFGGYAAAMRMGVERLQSVLPRVGELPLGGTAVGTGINAPAGFGGRVVLRLAQNLDLPLSEARDHFEAQGGMDALVEASGVLRTIAVGLNKIANDIRWMSSGPRTGLAEIHLPDLQPGSSIMPGKVNPVIPEAVCQVVAQVIGNDAAVAFGGSAGNLELNVMLPVIARNLLESIRLLANISRLLADRTVAGITADVDRCRTYAESSPSIVTPLTHYIGYDEAAKVAKQSLAEQRTIRQVVLDRGYLDRGELTKEQLDAALDVLAMTRPIQD